The genomic interval CTCGATGATCGCGCGGCTCCGCTGGCGGCAGTGGCGCGCCGAGCGCTCCACCCGGCCGCAGGAGGCAGGAAAATGAAAGAAGTTTCGGCGCGGTTCGCCCGGTGGGGGCTGCTCGGTCTCCTGGCGCTCGGTGGGATTTCGTGCGCCGGGCCGTCCACCGACGTCGCCTGGGACGAGCACGACCCGGCGAATACCGCGCGGCTCGACCACGGCGAATGGCAGGCGCTGCTCGACGCCTACCTGGTCACCGACGACCCGTCCGGCGTCACCCTCGTCGACTACGCGAAGCTGCGGGCGAACGCCGCCGACCGGGCGCGCCTGGCCGGCTACATCGACGACCTGCAGGGACTGGATCCACGGCAGTACGCGAAGGACGTGCAGATGGCGTACTGGATCAACCTCTACAATGCCGTGACGCTGCGGGTCGTCGTGGACGAGTATCCCGTCGAGTCGATCAAGGACATCCACGAAGGTCTGATTCCCGGCACGGGTCCCTGGCGCGACATCCACGCGAGCGTGGCCGGACACCCGCTGACGCTGGATAACATCGAGCACGACATCCTGCGCCCCATCTGGCGGGACCCCCGGATCCACTACGGCGTGAACTGCGCCAGCATCGGCTGTCCGAATCTGGCCCCGGAGCCCTACACCGCCGAGAACCTCGAGCGCCTCCTCGATCAGGCCGCGCGGGACTACGT from Candidatus Palauibacter australiensis carries:
- a CDS encoding DUF547 domain-containing protein; this translates as MKEVSARFARWGLLGLLALGGISCAGPSTDVAWDEHDPANTARLDHGEWQALLDAYLVTDDPSGVTLVDYAKLRANAADRARLAGYIDDLQGLDPRQYAKDVQMAYWINLYNAVTLRVVVDEYPVESIKDIHEGLIPGTGPWRDIHASVAGHPLTLDNIEHDILRPIWRDPRIHYGVNCASIGCPNLAPEPYTAENLERLLDQAARDYVNHPRGVTLRDQASGVVSSIYFWYQEDFGDSEAGVLEHLRKYAEGDLAEQLRDFDGSLDHDYDWSLNAPDVP